One Melospiza melodia melodia isolate bMelMel2 chromosome 29, bMelMel2.pri, whole genome shotgun sequence DNA segment encodes these proteins:
- the NFRKB gene encoding nuclear factor related to kappa-B-binding protein isoform X2 — protein MDSLDHMLTDPLELEGSCTRIMEDCMLGTTRVSLPEDLLEDPEIFFEVVSLSTWQEVLTDEQQEHLKKFLPHFPENNREHQNKLISALFSGENFRFGNPLHIAQKLFRDGHFNPEVVKYRQLCYKSQYKRYLSAQQQYFYRLLKQILASRNHLLELARKGGPDMTLRRKHFPPTYDSEERDRRTHRRYLKILREVKEECGDTALSSDEEDLISWPPRSPARCSSPPVPLRVIPTLSTLDMKTADKIELGESDLKMMLKKHHEKRKRQPDHPDLVTTDLTLEDIMTRVNAGRKGSLATLFDLATLKKKVKDKEDKKKKKPKIIKSEVEDLADSLGNADGLPSMSQDFSPLPLSSVKEEPLEDMKPCLEVNEISSSFFFLLLEILFLEGPAILSVLEDKVLDWQSSHASALNNWFSFAPNWSELVLPALQYLAGESRDAPSSFSPFVEFKEKTQQWKLLGSYQDHEKELSALFHLWLETKDQTFFKENEDSSDAMPLPRVTDYVVRPSTGEEKRVFQEQERYRYSQPHKAFTFRMHGFESVVGPVKGVFDKETSLNKAREHSLLRSDRPAYVTILSLVRDAAARLPNGEGTRAEICELLKDSQFLAPDVTSAQVNTVVSGALDRLHYEKDPCVKYDIGRKLWIYLHRDRSEEEFERIHHAQAAAAKAKKALQKPKPPAKMKSSSKEGTVKALPTSTADPSQLSLSDSSMPPTPVTPVTPTAPALPATPISPPPVSAVSKSVSGAGSEPAKPSQSVLLVSSPTMPQLGTLLSPAQSSQAPPGPAPTPCVVSHSSSSGLPQVRVVTAQSSLPAMSQQAPVVTQQQQQPTSVPQIRVPATATQTKVLPQAVMTLPVKAQSSPVQVPRAGSSMASQAGITVTGLPAVPSPAVKPVTSSPGSSAASTSSTTIIQNMAGQNIIKQVAITGQLGVKTQAGSGIPLTATNFRIQGKDVLRLPPSSITTDAKGQTVLRITPDMMATLAKSQVTTVKLTQDLFTAAAGSSAGGKGISATLHVTSNPVQTAESPAKTSTVSPASSSPAGGTVVKVTPDLKTAEPTSSAFRLMPALGMTVADQKSKAITTVASTEAKPAATIRIVQGLGVIPPKAGQTITVATHAKQVPSSSAVSIAGTGHTSLPTMSATVSKAVAVASGTAGTPITIGTGATAVRQVPVSTTVVSTSQAGKLPARITVPLSVISQPVKGKSVVTAPIIKGNIGANISGLGRNIILTTMPAGTKLIAGNKPVSFLTAQQLQQLQQQGQATQVRIQTVPASHLQQGTVSGSTKAVSTVVVTTAPSPKQTQDQL, from the exons ATGGATTCCCTGGATCACATGCTCACAGACCCCCTGGAGCTGGAGGGCAGTTGCACACGGATTATGGAGGACTGCATGCTGGGCACCACCCGGGTCAGTCTGCCTGAGGACCTCCTGGAGGAT CCTGAGATCTTCTTTGAGGTTGTCAGCTTGTCAACATGGCAGGAGGTCCTGACAGATGAGCAGCAAGAGCACCTAAAAAAATTTCTGCCTCACTTCCCTGAGAACAACCGAGAGCATCAGAACAAACTCATCTCAGCGCTGTTCAGTGGGGAGAACTTTCGGTTTGGGAACCCGCTGCACATTGCCCAGAAACTCTTCCGGG ATGGACACTTCAATCCCGAGGTGGTGAAGTACCGGCAGCTCTGTTACAAGTCGCAGTACAAGCGCTACCTGAGTGCCCAGCAGCAGTACTTCTACAGGCTGCTCAAGCAGATCCTCGCTTCCCGCAAT CACTTGCTGGAATTAGCCAGGAAAGGAGGCCCTGACATGACCCTAAGGAGAAAGCATTTCCCACCAACATATGACTCGGAAGAACGAGACAGACGGACACATCGGCGCTACTTGAAGATCCTGAGGGAAGTGAAAGAGGAGTGTGGAGACACTGCCTTGTCTTCTGATGAAGAAG ATCTAATCTCTTGGCCTCCACGCTCTCCAGCACGTTGTTCAAGTCCACCAGTTCCCCTGAGAGTGATCCCCACGTTGTCAACCTTGGACAtgaaaactgcag ACAAGATAGAACTTGGAGAAAGTGATTTAAAGATGATGTTGAAGAAGCACCACGAGAAACGAAAACGTCAGCCT GATCACCCGGATCTAGTCACAACAGACCTCACCCTTGAGGACATCATGACTCGAGTGAATGCTGGCAGGAAAGGTTCCTTAGCAA CCTTATTTGACCTCGCAACCCTCAAGAAAAAGGTGAAGGACAAGgaagataagaaaaaaaagaagccaaaGATTATTAAATCTGAGGTGGAAGATTTGGCTGACTCTCTTGGCAATGCAGATGGACTCCCATCAATGTCTCAGGATTTTTCCCCGCTCCCTCTGTCATCTGTCAAAGAGGA ACCTCTTGAAGATATGAAGCCATGCCTTGAAGTAAATGAAATATCATCcagcttctttttccttcttttggagaTACTGTTTCTGGAAGGACCTGCTATTCTCTCTGTG CTTGAAGATAAAGTTCTCGATTGGCAATCTTCTCATGCCAGTGCACTCAATAACTGGTTCTCCTTTGCCCCTAATTGGTCTGAATTGGTTTTACCTGCCTTGCAGTATTTGGCAGGTGAGAGCAGAG AtgctccttccagcttttcaccTTTTGTTGAATTCAAGGAGAAAACTCAGCAGTGGAAATTGCTTG GTAGTTACCAAGATCATGAGAAGGAACTGTCAGCACTGTTTCATCTCTGGTTGGAGACCAAAGACCAGACTTTTTTCAAA GAAAATGAAGACAGCTCGGATGCCATGCCACTGCCCAGAGT GACTGACTATGTAGTCCGGCCTAGCACTGGAGAGGAGAAACGGGTGTTTCAAGAGCAA GAGCGTTACCGTTACAGCCAGCCCCACAAAGCCTTCACCTTCCGGATGCATGGCTTTGAGTCGGTTGTTGGTCCTGTGAAGGGAGTGTTTGACAAGGAAACCTCCTTAAACAAAGCCCGGGAACATTCTCTCCTGCGCTCAGACAGACCAGCATATGTCACCATTTTATCTCTTG TTCGTGATGCTGCTGCTCGCCTTCCTAATGGAGAGGGAACTCGAGCTGAAATCTGTGAGCTGCTCAAAGATTCCCAGTTCCTAGCTCCAGATGTTACAAGTGCTCAG GTTAACACTGTTGTTAGTGGTGCTCTGGACCGATTGCATTATGAGAAAGATCCCTGTGTGAAATATGATATTGGGCGGAAGTTGTGGATCTACCTGCACCGGGACAGGAGCGAGGAAGAGTTTG AACGGATCCATCATGCTCAAGCTGCTGCAGCAAAGGCCAAGAAAGCTCTTCAGAAGCCAAAACCTCCAGCTAAAATG AAGTCGAGTAGTAAGGAGGGTACTGTGAAAGCCCTCCCCACCAGCACAGCAGATCCTAGTCAGCTGAGCCTCAGTGACTCCAGCATGCCACCAACTCCTGTGACTCCTGTGACACCAACTGCCCCTGCATTGCCAGCAACACCCATCTCACCCCCACCGGTGTCTGCAGTCAGCAAGAGTGTATCTGGTGCTGGGTCAGAGCCAGCAAAACCCAGCCAGAG CGTTCTCCTGGTGTCTTCTCCCACCATGCCCCAGCTGGGGACGTTGCTGTCCCCAGCTCAGAGCTCACAGGCACCGCCAGGGCCAGCGCCCACCCCATGTGTGGTcagtcacagcagctcctcaggccTGCCACAGGTCCGTGTGGTCACTGCCCAGTCCAGCCTCCCAGCTATGTCCCAGCAAGCCCCAGTggtcacccagcagcagcagcagcccacgtCAGTGCCTCAAATCCGTGTTCCAGCTACAGCCACACAAACCAAAGTGCTCCCTCAG GCTGTGATGACTCTGCCTGTAAAAGCTCAAAGTAGCCCTGTGCAGGTGCCAAGAGCAGGaagctccatggccagccaggcaggTATCACTGTGACGGGgctgcctgcagtgcccagccctgctgtgaagCCAGTGACCAGCTCTCCAGGCAGTTCTGCTGCCAGCACCTCCTCCACCACTATCATTCAGAACATGGCTGGCCAGAACATCATCAAgcag GTGGCTATTACAGGACAGCTCGGCGTGAAGACCCAGGCTGGAAGTGGCATTCCACTCACAGCAACCAATTTTCGGATCCAAGGGAAGGATGTGTTGCGCCTGCCCCCATCCTCCATCACCACAGACGCAAAGGGACAAACAGTGCTGCGCATCACTCCAGATATGATGGCCACCCTGGCCAAGTCTCAAGTCACTACTGTCAAACTGACTCAGGACCTCTTCACAGCAGCTGCGGGAAGCAGTGCTGGTGGGAAAGGCATCTCTGCGACTTTGCACGTGACATCCAACCCTGTCCAGACTGCTGAGTCTCCAGCCAAGACAAGCACGGTGTCTCCTGCCTCTTCCAGCCCAGCCGGAGGCACTGTGGTTAAAGTGACTCCTGACTTAAAGACTGCAGAGCCAACAAGTTCTGCTTTCCGCCTGATGCCTGCCCTGGGCATGACTGTGGCAGATCAGAAGAGCAAAGCCATAACCACGGTGGCATCCACAGAGGCCAAGCCAGCTGCCACTATCAGAATTGTGCAGGGGCTGGGTGTAATACCCCCCAAAGCTGGGCAGACCATCACGGTAGCCACTCATGCTAAGCAGGTGCCCTCGTCCTCGGCGGTGAGCATTGCTGGCACAGGCCACACCTCCTTACCCACCATGAGTGCCACAGTGTCCAAAGCAGTTGCCGTGGCCTCAGGAACTGCGGGAACCCCCATCACCATTGGTACAGGAGCCACGGCTGTGCGGCAGGTGCCCGTCAGCACCACAGTGGTATCTACATCCCAGGCA GGCAAACTTCCAGCACGGATCACAGTACCCCTGTCAGTGATCAGCCAGCCAGTGAAGGGCAAGAGCGTGGTCACTGCCCCCATCATCAAGGGCAACATCGGCGCCAA CATCAGTGGATTAGGCAGAAATATCATTCTGACTACAATGCCAGCAGGGACTAAACTGATTGCTGGGAACAAGCCTGTGAGTTTTCTGACTGCACAGCAGctacagcagctgcagcagcaaggccAAGCCACACAG GTGCGAATTCAAACAGTTCCAGCCTCCCATCTCCAGCAAGGAACAGTCTCTGGCTCAACTAAAGCAGTGTCCACTGTGGTTGTGACAACAGCTCCATCTCCAAAGCAGACTCAGGATCAGCTGTGA
- the NFRKB gene encoding nuclear factor related to kappa-B-binding protein isoform X1 yields MDSLDHMLTDPLELEGSCTRIMEDCMLGTTRVSLPEDLLEDPEIFFEVVSLSTWQEVLTDEQQEHLKKFLPHFPENNREHQNKLISALFSGENFRFGNPLHIAQKLFRDGHFNPEVVKYRQLCYKSQYKRYLSAQQQYFYRLLKQILASRNHLLELARKGGPDMTLRRKHFPPTYDSEERDRRTHRRYLKILREVKEECGDTALSSDEEDLISWPPRSPARCSSPPVPLRVIPTLSTLDMKTADKIELGESDLKMMLKKHHEKRKRQPDHPDLVTTDLTLEDIMTRVNAGRKGSLATLFDLATLKKKVKDKEDKKKKKPKIIKSEVEDLADSLGNADGLPSMSQDFSPLPLSSVKEEPLEDMKPCLEVNEISSSFFFLLLEILFLEGPAILSVLEDKVLDWQSSHASALNNWFSFAPNWSELVLPALQYLAGESRDAPSSFSPFVEFKEKTQQWKLLGSYQDHEKELSALFHLWLETKDQTFFKENEDSSDAMPLPRVRTDYVVRPSTGEEKRVFQEQERYRYSQPHKAFTFRMHGFESVVGPVKGVFDKETSLNKAREHSLLRSDRPAYVTILSLVRDAAARLPNGEGTRAEICELLKDSQFLAPDVTSAQVNTVVSGALDRLHYEKDPCVKYDIGRKLWIYLHRDRSEEEFERIHHAQAAAAKAKKALQKPKPPAKMKSSSKEGTVKALPTSTADPSQLSLSDSSMPPTPVTPVTPTAPALPATPISPPPVSAVSKSVSGAGSEPAKPSQSVLLVSSPTMPQLGTLLSPAQSSQAPPGPAPTPCVVSHSSSSGLPQVRVVTAQSSLPAMSQQAPVVTQQQQQPTSVPQIRVPATATQTKVLPQAVMTLPVKAQSSPVQVPRAGSSMASQAGITVTGLPAVPSPAVKPVTSSPGSSAASTSSTTIIQNMAGQNIIKQVAITGQLGVKTQAGSGIPLTATNFRIQGKDVLRLPPSSITTDAKGQTVLRITPDMMATLAKSQVTTVKLTQDLFTAAAGSSAGGKGISATLHVTSNPVQTAESPAKTSTVSPASSSPAGGTVVKVTPDLKTAEPTSSAFRLMPALGMTVADQKSKAITTVASTEAKPAATIRIVQGLGVIPPKAGQTITVATHAKQVPSSSAVSIAGTGHTSLPTMSATVSKAVAVASGTAGTPITIGTGATAVRQVPVSTTVVSTSQAGKLPARITVPLSVISQPVKGKSVVTAPIIKGNIGANISGLGRNIILTTMPAGTKLIAGNKPVSFLTAQQLQQLQQQGQATQVRIQTVPASHLQQGTVSGSTKAVSTVVVTTAPSPKQTQDQL; encoded by the exons ATGGATTCCCTGGATCACATGCTCACAGACCCCCTGGAGCTGGAGGGCAGTTGCACACGGATTATGGAGGACTGCATGCTGGGCACCACCCGGGTCAGTCTGCCTGAGGACCTCCTGGAGGAT CCTGAGATCTTCTTTGAGGTTGTCAGCTTGTCAACATGGCAGGAGGTCCTGACAGATGAGCAGCAAGAGCACCTAAAAAAATTTCTGCCTCACTTCCCTGAGAACAACCGAGAGCATCAGAACAAACTCATCTCAGCGCTGTTCAGTGGGGAGAACTTTCGGTTTGGGAACCCGCTGCACATTGCCCAGAAACTCTTCCGGG ATGGACACTTCAATCCCGAGGTGGTGAAGTACCGGCAGCTCTGTTACAAGTCGCAGTACAAGCGCTACCTGAGTGCCCAGCAGCAGTACTTCTACAGGCTGCTCAAGCAGATCCTCGCTTCCCGCAAT CACTTGCTGGAATTAGCCAGGAAAGGAGGCCCTGACATGACCCTAAGGAGAAAGCATTTCCCACCAACATATGACTCGGAAGAACGAGACAGACGGACACATCGGCGCTACTTGAAGATCCTGAGGGAAGTGAAAGAGGAGTGTGGAGACACTGCCTTGTCTTCTGATGAAGAAG ATCTAATCTCTTGGCCTCCACGCTCTCCAGCACGTTGTTCAAGTCCACCAGTTCCCCTGAGAGTGATCCCCACGTTGTCAACCTTGGACAtgaaaactgcag ACAAGATAGAACTTGGAGAAAGTGATTTAAAGATGATGTTGAAGAAGCACCACGAGAAACGAAAACGTCAGCCT GATCACCCGGATCTAGTCACAACAGACCTCACCCTTGAGGACATCATGACTCGAGTGAATGCTGGCAGGAAAGGTTCCTTAGCAA CCTTATTTGACCTCGCAACCCTCAAGAAAAAGGTGAAGGACAAGgaagataagaaaaaaaagaagccaaaGATTATTAAATCTGAGGTGGAAGATTTGGCTGACTCTCTTGGCAATGCAGATGGACTCCCATCAATGTCTCAGGATTTTTCCCCGCTCCCTCTGTCATCTGTCAAAGAGGA ACCTCTTGAAGATATGAAGCCATGCCTTGAAGTAAATGAAATATCATCcagcttctttttccttcttttggagaTACTGTTTCTGGAAGGACCTGCTATTCTCTCTGTG CTTGAAGATAAAGTTCTCGATTGGCAATCTTCTCATGCCAGTGCACTCAATAACTGGTTCTCCTTTGCCCCTAATTGGTCTGAATTGGTTTTACCTGCCTTGCAGTATTTGGCAGGTGAGAGCAGAG AtgctccttccagcttttcaccTTTTGTTGAATTCAAGGAGAAAACTCAGCAGTGGAAATTGCTTG GTAGTTACCAAGATCATGAGAAGGAACTGTCAGCACTGTTTCATCTCTGGTTGGAGACCAAAGACCAGACTTTTTTCAAA GAAAATGAAGACAGCTCGGATGCCATGCCACTGCCCAGAGT AAGGACTGACTATGTAGTCCGGCCTAGCACTGGAGAGGAGAAACGGGTGTTTCAAGAGCAA GAGCGTTACCGTTACAGCCAGCCCCACAAAGCCTTCACCTTCCGGATGCATGGCTTTGAGTCGGTTGTTGGTCCTGTGAAGGGAGTGTTTGACAAGGAAACCTCCTTAAACAAAGCCCGGGAACATTCTCTCCTGCGCTCAGACAGACCAGCATATGTCACCATTTTATCTCTTG TTCGTGATGCTGCTGCTCGCCTTCCTAATGGAGAGGGAACTCGAGCTGAAATCTGTGAGCTGCTCAAAGATTCCCAGTTCCTAGCTCCAGATGTTACAAGTGCTCAG GTTAACACTGTTGTTAGTGGTGCTCTGGACCGATTGCATTATGAGAAAGATCCCTGTGTGAAATATGATATTGGGCGGAAGTTGTGGATCTACCTGCACCGGGACAGGAGCGAGGAAGAGTTTG AACGGATCCATCATGCTCAAGCTGCTGCAGCAAAGGCCAAGAAAGCTCTTCAGAAGCCAAAACCTCCAGCTAAAATG AAGTCGAGTAGTAAGGAGGGTACTGTGAAAGCCCTCCCCACCAGCACAGCAGATCCTAGTCAGCTGAGCCTCAGTGACTCCAGCATGCCACCAACTCCTGTGACTCCTGTGACACCAACTGCCCCTGCATTGCCAGCAACACCCATCTCACCCCCACCGGTGTCTGCAGTCAGCAAGAGTGTATCTGGTGCTGGGTCAGAGCCAGCAAAACCCAGCCAGAG CGTTCTCCTGGTGTCTTCTCCCACCATGCCCCAGCTGGGGACGTTGCTGTCCCCAGCTCAGAGCTCACAGGCACCGCCAGGGCCAGCGCCCACCCCATGTGTGGTcagtcacagcagctcctcaggccTGCCACAGGTCCGTGTGGTCACTGCCCAGTCCAGCCTCCCAGCTATGTCCCAGCAAGCCCCAGTggtcacccagcagcagcagcagcccacgtCAGTGCCTCAAATCCGTGTTCCAGCTACAGCCACACAAACCAAAGTGCTCCCTCAG GCTGTGATGACTCTGCCTGTAAAAGCTCAAAGTAGCCCTGTGCAGGTGCCAAGAGCAGGaagctccatggccagccaggcaggTATCACTGTGACGGGgctgcctgcagtgcccagccctgctgtgaagCCAGTGACCAGCTCTCCAGGCAGTTCTGCTGCCAGCACCTCCTCCACCACTATCATTCAGAACATGGCTGGCCAGAACATCATCAAgcag GTGGCTATTACAGGACAGCTCGGCGTGAAGACCCAGGCTGGAAGTGGCATTCCACTCACAGCAACCAATTTTCGGATCCAAGGGAAGGATGTGTTGCGCCTGCCCCCATCCTCCATCACCACAGACGCAAAGGGACAAACAGTGCTGCGCATCACTCCAGATATGATGGCCACCCTGGCCAAGTCTCAAGTCACTACTGTCAAACTGACTCAGGACCTCTTCACAGCAGCTGCGGGAAGCAGTGCTGGTGGGAAAGGCATCTCTGCGACTTTGCACGTGACATCCAACCCTGTCCAGACTGCTGAGTCTCCAGCCAAGACAAGCACGGTGTCTCCTGCCTCTTCCAGCCCAGCCGGAGGCACTGTGGTTAAAGTGACTCCTGACTTAAAGACTGCAGAGCCAACAAGTTCTGCTTTCCGCCTGATGCCTGCCCTGGGCATGACTGTGGCAGATCAGAAGAGCAAAGCCATAACCACGGTGGCATCCACAGAGGCCAAGCCAGCTGCCACTATCAGAATTGTGCAGGGGCTGGGTGTAATACCCCCCAAAGCTGGGCAGACCATCACGGTAGCCACTCATGCTAAGCAGGTGCCCTCGTCCTCGGCGGTGAGCATTGCTGGCACAGGCCACACCTCCTTACCCACCATGAGTGCCACAGTGTCCAAAGCAGTTGCCGTGGCCTCAGGAACTGCGGGAACCCCCATCACCATTGGTACAGGAGCCACGGCTGTGCGGCAGGTGCCCGTCAGCACCACAGTGGTATCTACATCCCAGGCA GGCAAACTTCCAGCACGGATCACAGTACCCCTGTCAGTGATCAGCCAGCCAGTGAAGGGCAAGAGCGTGGTCACTGCCCCCATCATCAAGGGCAACATCGGCGCCAA CATCAGTGGATTAGGCAGAAATATCATTCTGACTACAATGCCAGCAGGGACTAAACTGATTGCTGGGAACAAGCCTGTGAGTTTTCTGACTGCACAGCAGctacagcagctgcagcagcaaggccAAGCCACACAG GTGCGAATTCAAACAGTTCCAGCCTCCCATCTCCAGCAAGGAACAGTCTCTGGCTCAACTAAAGCAGTGTCCACTGTGGTTGTGACAACAGCTCCATCTCCAAAGCAGACTCAGGATCAGCTGTGA